In the genome of Neofelis nebulosa isolate mNeoNeb1 chromosome 6, mNeoNeb1.pri, whole genome shotgun sequence, one region contains:
- the KIAA1586 gene encoding E3 SUMO-protein ligase KIAA1586 homolog isoform X1, which yields MGDPGSEIIESVPPAGPEASESTTDENEDDIQFVSEGPSKPVLEYIDLVCGDDEEPSIYHSDILFPKMPKRQGDFLHFLNVKKVKTDTERNDNRNHCGLSKSEESNFKYVEKPVIEENPSCSSKEETDNLVLPDCWNEKQAFMFTEQYKWLEIKEGKLGCKDCSTVRHLGSKAEKHVHVSKEWIAYLVTPNGSNKTTRQASLRKKIREHDVSKAHGKIQDLLKESVNDSISNLVHKKKNKNIDATIKVFNTVYSLVKHNRPLSDIEGAIELQEKNGEVSCLNTRYSATRIAEHIAKEIKMKIFKNMIEENAKICIIIDEASTVSKKSTLVIYLQCTVQSAPAPVMLFVALKELVSATAEFIVNTLLNTLNDCGFTNEYLKANLIAFCSDGANTMLGKKSGVATKLLEYFPKIIIWNCLNYRLQLSLDDSISEIKQVNHFKLFLDKIYSIYHQSNKNQNKLLENVAEDLEIEIVKIGRVMGPRWTACSLQAATAVWHAYPVLYMHFSHSCSGLAKRLSNINFLQDLALMIDILEEFSLLSTALQSRSTNIHKAQKLIKRTIRALENLKISAGKHESQIEGLIKSDKFKDIPFNKNNEFNALPRSMLLENIIEHMHLRLLSDRNHDESIFNYFDLLEPSTWPYEEITSPWIAGEKKLFHLCEILKYEIDLNDFREFVHDNIKSNNVSIPIAIQKAKKIVNTIAINNAEAERGFNLMNIICTRVRNSLTIDHISDLMTINLLGKELADWDATPFVTSWSNCNHRLATDKRVRQKSAKAFCENQLAIWNLQ from the exons GAAGGACCATCAAAACCTGTTCTTGAATACATTGATCTGGTCTGTGGTGATGATGAAGAGCCTAGCATCTATCATAGTGAT attctgtTCCCTAAAATGCCAAAACGACAGGGagattttttgcattttttaaatgtgaagaaggtgaaaacagacacagaaagaaatgatAACAGAAATCATTGTGGACTGTCTAAGTCAGAGGAATCAAATTTCAAATATGTTGAAAAACCAGTCATTGAAGAAAATCCATCATGTTcatcaaaggaagaaacagataatCTGGTGCTTCCAGATTGTTGGAATGAAAAACAAGCATTTATGTTTACAGAACAGTACAAATGGCTTGAAATAAAAGAAGGTAAATTAGGATGTAAGGATTGTTCAACAGTTCGGCATTTGGGATCAAAAGCAGAAAAGCATGTCCATGTGTCCAAGGAATGGATTGCATATTTAGTAACCCCTAATGGCAGTAATAAAACTACTAGACAAGCTTCTCTGCGGAAAAAAATTAGGGAACACGATGTTTCTAAAGCCCATGGTAAAATTCAGGATCTCTTGAAGGAATCAGTTAATGACTCAATTTCTAATTTagtgcataaaaaaaaaaataaaaatattgatgctACCATAAAAGTTTTCAATACAGTTTATAGTTTAGTAAAACATAATAGACCTTTGTCTGATATTGAGGGGGCAATAGAATtacaagagaaaaatggagaggtCAGCTGTTTAAATACACGATACAGTGCAACAAGAATAGCAGAACATAttgcaaaagaaattaaaatgaagatatttaagAATATGATAGAAGAGAATGCCAAAATCTGCATCATAATTGATGAGGCATCTACAGTTTCAAAGAAAAGCACTCTAGTGATTTATCTCCAATGCACAGTTCAGTCGGCTCCCGCACCAGTTATGTTGTTCGTTGCTTTAAAAGAATTGGTCTCCGCCACAGCAGAGTTTATTGTCAATACGTTATTGAATACTTTAAATGATTGTGGGTTTACTAATGAATATTTGAAAGCAAATTTAATTGCATTTTGTTCTGATGGTGCTAATACAATGCTGGGAAAAAAGTCTGGAGTAGCTACAAAGTTGTTagaatattttcctaaaatcattatttggAACTGTTTAAATTATCGATTACAGTTGTCACTTGATGAttcaatatctgaaataaaacaagtgaatcattttaaactatttcttgataaaatttattccatttatCACCAgtctaataaaaatcaaaacaagctTTTAGAAAATGTAGCTGAAGATCTTGAAATTGAAATTGTTAAAATTGGCCGGGTAATGGGACCAAGATGGACAGCATGTAGTTTACAAGCTGCTACTGCTGTATGGCATGCATATCCTgtattatatatgcatttttctcattcttgttcTGGCTTGGCAAAGAGATTATCTAACATTAATTTCTTACAAGACCTTGCTTTAATGATTGACATTCTTGAAGAATTTTCACTACTTTCAACTGCATTACAGTCAAGATCAACTAACATTCACAAAGCACAAAAATTGATCAAACGCACCATAAGAgctttggaaaatttaaaaatcagtgctgGAAAGCATGAGTCTCAAATTGAGGGTTTGATTAAGTCAGATAAGTTTAAAGATATtccatttaataaaaacaatgaatttaaTGCTCTTCCAAGGAGTATGTTACTAGAAAATATAATTGAACACATGCATTTACGTCTTTTATCTGACAGAAACCATGAcgaaagtatttttaattattttgacttGCTAGAACCTTCTACATGGCCTTATGAAGAAATAACTTCACCATGGATAGctggtgaaaaaaaattatttcatctatgtgaaattttaaaatacgaAATTGATTTGAATGATTTTCGAGAATTTGTACATGATAATATAAAATCAAACAATGTTTCAATTCCTATAGCTATACAAAAAGCTAAAAAGATAGTTAACACTATTGCAATCAATAATGCTGAAGCTGAAAGAGGTTTcaatttaatgaatataatttgtaCAAGGGTGAGAAATAGCTTAACAATAGATCACATATCAGATTTAATGACAATAAATTTATTGGGGAAGGAGTTAGCAGATTGGGATGCAACTCCATTTGTAACGTCCTGGTCAAATTGTAACCATAGGTTGGCTACAGATAAAAGAGTTCGGCAAAAATCAGCAAAAGCCTTCTGTGAGAATCAGTTGGCTATATGGAACTTACAATAA
- the KIAA1586 gene encoding E3 SUMO-protein ligase KIAA1586 homolog isoform X2, translating into MPKRQGDFLHFLNVKKVKTDTERNDNRNHCGLSKSEESNFKYVEKPVIEENPSCSSKEETDNLVLPDCWNEKQAFMFTEQYKWLEIKEGKLGCKDCSTVRHLGSKAEKHVHVSKEWIAYLVTPNGSNKTTRQASLRKKIREHDVSKAHGKIQDLLKESVNDSISNLVHKKKNKNIDATIKVFNTVYSLVKHNRPLSDIEGAIELQEKNGEVSCLNTRYSATRIAEHIAKEIKMKIFKNMIEENAKICIIIDEASTVSKKSTLVIYLQCTVQSAPAPVMLFVALKELVSATAEFIVNTLLNTLNDCGFTNEYLKANLIAFCSDGANTMLGKKSGVATKLLEYFPKIIIWNCLNYRLQLSLDDSISEIKQVNHFKLFLDKIYSIYHQSNKNQNKLLENVAEDLEIEIVKIGRVMGPRWTACSLQAATAVWHAYPVLYMHFSHSCSGLAKRLSNINFLQDLALMIDILEEFSLLSTALQSRSTNIHKAQKLIKRTIRALENLKISAGKHESQIEGLIKSDKFKDIPFNKNNEFNALPRSMLLENIIEHMHLRLLSDRNHDESIFNYFDLLEPSTWPYEEITSPWIAGEKKLFHLCEILKYEIDLNDFREFVHDNIKSNNVSIPIAIQKAKKIVNTIAINNAEAERGFNLMNIICTRVRNSLTIDHISDLMTINLLGKELADWDATPFVTSWSNCNHRLATDKRVRQKSAKAFCENQLAIWNLQ; encoded by the coding sequence ATGCCAAAACGACAGGGagattttttgcattttttaaatgtgaagaaggtgaaaacagacacagaaagaaatgatAACAGAAATCATTGTGGACTGTCTAAGTCAGAGGAATCAAATTTCAAATATGTTGAAAAACCAGTCATTGAAGAAAATCCATCATGTTcatcaaaggaagaaacagataatCTGGTGCTTCCAGATTGTTGGAATGAAAAACAAGCATTTATGTTTACAGAACAGTACAAATGGCTTGAAATAAAAGAAGGTAAATTAGGATGTAAGGATTGTTCAACAGTTCGGCATTTGGGATCAAAAGCAGAAAAGCATGTCCATGTGTCCAAGGAATGGATTGCATATTTAGTAACCCCTAATGGCAGTAATAAAACTACTAGACAAGCTTCTCTGCGGAAAAAAATTAGGGAACACGATGTTTCTAAAGCCCATGGTAAAATTCAGGATCTCTTGAAGGAATCAGTTAATGACTCAATTTCTAATTTagtgcataaaaaaaaaaataaaaatattgatgctACCATAAAAGTTTTCAATACAGTTTATAGTTTAGTAAAACATAATAGACCTTTGTCTGATATTGAGGGGGCAATAGAATtacaagagaaaaatggagaggtCAGCTGTTTAAATACACGATACAGTGCAACAAGAATAGCAGAACATAttgcaaaagaaattaaaatgaagatatttaagAATATGATAGAAGAGAATGCCAAAATCTGCATCATAATTGATGAGGCATCTACAGTTTCAAAGAAAAGCACTCTAGTGATTTATCTCCAATGCACAGTTCAGTCGGCTCCCGCACCAGTTATGTTGTTCGTTGCTTTAAAAGAATTGGTCTCCGCCACAGCAGAGTTTATTGTCAATACGTTATTGAATACTTTAAATGATTGTGGGTTTACTAATGAATATTTGAAAGCAAATTTAATTGCATTTTGTTCTGATGGTGCTAATACAATGCTGGGAAAAAAGTCTGGAGTAGCTACAAAGTTGTTagaatattttcctaaaatcattatttggAACTGTTTAAATTATCGATTACAGTTGTCACTTGATGAttcaatatctgaaataaaacaagtgaatcattttaaactatttcttgataaaatttattccatttatCACCAgtctaataaaaatcaaaacaagctTTTAGAAAATGTAGCTGAAGATCTTGAAATTGAAATTGTTAAAATTGGCCGGGTAATGGGACCAAGATGGACAGCATGTAGTTTACAAGCTGCTACTGCTGTATGGCATGCATATCCTgtattatatatgcatttttctcattcttgttcTGGCTTGGCAAAGAGATTATCTAACATTAATTTCTTACAAGACCTTGCTTTAATGATTGACATTCTTGAAGAATTTTCACTACTTTCAACTGCATTACAGTCAAGATCAACTAACATTCACAAAGCACAAAAATTGATCAAACGCACCATAAGAgctttggaaaatttaaaaatcagtgctgGAAAGCATGAGTCTCAAATTGAGGGTTTGATTAAGTCAGATAAGTTTAAAGATATtccatttaataaaaacaatgaatttaaTGCTCTTCCAAGGAGTATGTTACTAGAAAATATAATTGAACACATGCATTTACGTCTTTTATCTGACAGAAACCATGAcgaaagtatttttaattattttgacttGCTAGAACCTTCTACATGGCCTTATGAAGAAATAACTTCACCATGGATAGctggtgaaaaaaaattatttcatctatgtgaaattttaaaatacgaAATTGATTTGAATGATTTTCGAGAATTTGTACATGATAATATAAAATCAAACAATGTTTCAATTCCTATAGCTATACAAAAAGCTAAAAAGATAGTTAACACTATTGCAATCAATAATGCTGAAGCTGAAAGAGGTTTcaatttaatgaatataatttgtaCAAGGGTGAGAAATAGCTTAACAATAGATCACATATCAGATTTAATGACAATAAATTTATTGGGGAAGGAGTTAGCAGATTGGGATGCAACTCCATTTGTAACGTCCTGGTCAAATTGTAACCATAGGTTGGCTACAGATAAAAGAGTTCGGCAAAAATCAGCAAAAGCCTTCTGTGAGAATCAGTTGGCTATATGGAACTTACAATAA